The Prosthecobacter sp. SYSU 5D2 genome has a window encoding:
- a CDS encoding DUF1592 domain-containing protein — MIPPQFEMTAGDVLARGLGRGFLQALTLMGALSLGMGGVARAEKKVVGEADAEFEVRQAEAKESFKKGVAPFVKTYCIECHGNRRTKGGLNLEPALKHPGEASASRKWLQAFANVNAHDMPPDDADQPAPEERQQFLDSLGQVKYLSAKDPGPFVIRRLTKMEYGNTLHDLFGVDVDVAQELPDEVAGQGYLNSLSPMQTEQYLGIANEVLDRILAAPGKPPTAVQKRLFGEPPAAGADPRESAKKVARSVARRAFRRPPSEDEVEVLVGVFDLGLANKLDYPEALRLMLKAVLVSPQFLFITPAREAVAGKVIVPLDDHQLASRLSYLLWATMPDAELSKLADAGKLHEPAVLKAQVKRLLADPRSRALFDGFGAQWLGLGSLDSKTFDPKKFPQMTPAMRRAMYDEARLFFDSIVRGNRSVVAFIDSDYTFLNATLAKIYGLEKSVTGDEMQRVALTDRNRGGILGMPAVLATTSFPNRTSAVNRGVWVLEQVLGEHVPPAPPNVPALEKQDKNTVANLTLRQRTELHRTNVVCANCHKILDPIGFGLENFDAIGRWRDKDDTGGEIDAGGELPGGKRFSTPQELKKIIAARKDDLARNLTEKLMAYALCRQLEGYDHIVVDQLMKTIAQDGYRMQTLITEIVTSYPFLNRRVKD, encoded by the coding sequence ATGATTCCCCCCCAATTTGAAATGACGGCTGGTGACGTGTTGGCCAGAGGGCTGGGGCGTGGGTTTTTGCAGGCGCTGACGCTGATGGGGGCGCTGAGCCTGGGGATGGGTGGAGTGGCGAGGGCTGAGAAAAAGGTGGTGGGGGAGGCGGACGCGGAATTTGAGGTGCGGCAGGCGGAGGCGAAGGAGTCTTTTAAAAAGGGGGTGGCTCCTTTTGTGAAGACGTATTGCATCGAGTGCCACGGCAACCGGCGGACGAAGGGCGGGCTGAACCTGGAACCGGCGCTGAAACATCCGGGCGAGGCGTCGGCGAGCCGGAAGTGGTTGCAGGCGTTTGCCAATGTGAATGCGCATGACATGCCGCCGGATGATGCGGACCAGCCTGCGCCGGAGGAGAGGCAGCAGTTTTTGGACAGCCTGGGGCAGGTGAAATACCTGAGTGCGAAGGATCCGGGGCCGTTTGTGATCCGCCGGCTGACGAAGATGGAGTATGGCAACACGCTGCACGATTTGTTCGGGGTGGATGTGGACGTGGCGCAGGAGCTGCCGGATGAGGTGGCGGGGCAGGGGTACCTGAACTCGCTCTCCCCGATGCAGACGGAGCAGTATCTGGGCATCGCCAATGAGGTGCTGGACCGCATCCTGGCGGCACCAGGGAAGCCGCCGACGGCGGTGCAGAAACGTCTGTTTGGCGAGCCGCCTGCGGCCGGGGCGGATCCCCGGGAGTCGGCGAAAAAGGTGGCCCGCTCGGTGGCGAGGCGTGCCTTTCGGCGGCCGCCCTCGGAGGACGAGGTGGAGGTGCTGGTGGGCGTGTTTGACCTGGGGCTGGCGAACAAGCTGGACTACCCGGAAGCGCTGCGGCTGATGCTGAAGGCGGTGCTGGTCTCCCCGCAGTTTCTTTTCATCACCCCGGCGCGAGAGGCGGTGGCGGGGAAGGTGATCGTGCCGCTGGATGACCATCAACTGGCCTCGCGCCTGTCTTACCTACTGTGGGCGACGATGCCGGATGCGGAGCTGTCTAAGCTGGCGGATGCGGGCAAGCTCCACGAGCCTGCGGTGCTGAAGGCGCAGGTGAAAAGGCTGCTGGCGGACCCGCGTTCGCGGGCGCTGTTTGACGGCTTTGGGGCGCAATGGCTGGGGCTGGGCAGCCTGGACAGCAAGACCTTTGACCCGAAGAAATTCCCGCAGATGACGCCCGCGATGCGCCGGGCGATGTATGACGAGGCGCGGCTGTTTTTTGACAGCATCGTGCGGGGCAACCGGAGCGTGGTGGCTTTCATTGACAGCGACTACACGTTCCTGAATGCGACCCTGGCCAAGATCTATGGTCTGGAGAAAAGCGTGACGGGCGACGAGATGCAGCGGGTGGCGCTGACGGACCGGAACCGGGGCGGCATCCTGGGCATGCCTGCGGTGCTGGCGACGACCTCCTTCCCCAACCGCACCAGTGCGGTGAACCGCGGGGTGTGGGTGCTGGAGCAGGTGCTGGGGGAACACGTGCCGCCCGCCCCGCCGAATGTGCCGGCCCTGGAAAAGCAGGACAAGAACACGGTGGCCAATCTGACCCTGAGGCAGCGCACGGAACTGCATCGTACGAATGTGGTGTGCGCCAACTGCCACAAGATCCTGGATCCCATCGGCTTCGGTTTGGAGAACTTTGACGCCATCGGCCGCTGGCGTGACAAGGACGATACCGGCGGAGAGATTGACGCGGGGGGCGAGCTGCCGGGCGGGAAACGGTTTTCCACACCCCAGGAGCTGAAAAAGATCATTGCTGCACGAAAGGATGATCTGGCCCGTAATTTAACGGAGAAGCTCATGGCTTACGCGCTGTGCCGGCAGCTTGAAGGTTATGACCACATCGTGGTGGACCAGCTCATGAAAACCATCGCGCAGGATGGTTATCGGATGCAGACTCTCATCACGGAAATCGTCACCAGTTATCCTTTCCTGAACCGCCGGGTCAAAGACTGA
- a CDS encoding DUF1552 domain-containing protein, with amino-acid sequence MTSKHLIDRRSYLKGLGASLGLPLLETMGWADSVKGRAVVKPPVRIGFMYMPHGVIPEQFWPTSPETYLSAPPPALESLRPILDQCLLMKGISGVGIAPFSGAPHALELSTWLTATLPDASKRNQIHIAISADQIAANYIGATTALPSLELATMPQTHKENQEGLNEGYYSHCSYRSPTQAMPAEINPRNVLNRLFGKTDRPGSSRKADPLERQMLDLVIGGARELRKKLPHNDQQKLDEYLDSVRSVERRIAAIEMRQKEAALEKAGVAASKRSATDSPPIEVRIPDGDKRSEYMQVMCDLNVLAFQTDTTRVSTYIGSTPNGVSYPELGFTDSHHSQTHHNHEAVKVGKVQAITAFNISQFAYMVKKMAALREGDGSLLDNCIMMWGSGLEDGNKHSRANLPFIIAGKGGGSVNTGRFLADTKGNQGDLLTTLLTCAGVPLDRPIGIATKKIEAMMKV; translated from the coding sequence ATGACAAGCAAACACCTCATTGATCGTCGCAGCTACCTCAAAGGCCTCGGAGCCAGCCTGGGATTGCCGCTTTTGGAGACCATGGGCTGGGCGGATTCCGTCAAAGGCCGGGCGGTGGTGAAGCCGCCGGTGCGCATTGGTTTCATGTACATGCCGCATGGAGTCATCCCGGAGCAATTTTGGCCCACCTCGCCCGAGACCTACCTGAGCGCCCCACCGCCTGCGCTGGAATCCCTGCGGCCTATTTTGGACCAGTGCCTGCTCATGAAAGGCATCTCCGGCGTGGGCATTGCCCCTTTCAGCGGGGCACCGCATGCGCTGGAGCTTTCCACCTGGCTGACGGCGACGCTGCCGGATGCGAGCAAAAGGAACCAGATCCACATCGCCATTTCCGCCGACCAGATCGCCGCGAACTACATCGGCGCAACGACCGCGCTGCCGTCCCTGGAACTGGCCACCATGCCGCAGACGCACAAAGAAAACCAGGAGGGCCTGAACGAAGGCTACTACTCCCATTGCAGCTACCGCTCCCCCACCCAGGCGATGCCAGCGGAGATCAATCCGCGCAATGTACTGAATCGTTTGTTCGGCAAAACCGACCGGCCCGGCAGCAGCCGGAAGGCGGATCCGCTGGAGCGGCAGATGCTGGACCTGGTCATCGGAGGCGCCCGCGAACTGCGCAAAAAACTGCCCCATAATGACCAGCAGAAACTGGATGAATACCTGGACAGCGTGCGCTCCGTGGAACGCCGGATCGCCGCCATCGAGATGCGGCAGAAAGAGGCCGCTTTGGAAAAAGCCGGAGTCGCCGCCAGCAAACGCAGCGCCACAGACTCGCCGCCGATTGAGGTGCGCATTCCCGATGGCGACAAACGCAGCGAATACATGCAGGTGATGTGCGACCTGAATGTGCTGGCCTTCCAGACGGACACCACCCGCGTCAGCACCTACATTGGCTCTACGCCCAATGGGGTCTCGTATCCGGAGCTCGGATTCACGGATTCGCACCACTCCCAGACCCATCATAACCATGAGGCTGTCAAGGTGGGGAAGGTGCAGGCCATCACGGCCTTTAACATCAGCCAGTTTGCCTACATGGTGAAAAAGATGGCCGCCCTGCGCGAGGGGGATGGCAGCCTGCTCGACAACTGCATCATGATGTGGGGCTCCGGCCTGGAAGATGGTAACAAACACAGCCGGGCGAACCTGCCCTTTATCATCGCGGGCAAAGGCGGCGGCTCTGTCAACACGGGCCGTTTCCTGGCTGATACGAAGGGTAATCAGGGGGACCTGCTGACCACGTTATTGACCTGTGCGGGAGTGCCGCTGGACCGGCCCATTGGCATTGCGACGAAGAAGATCGAGGCGATGATGAAGGTCTAG
- the uvrA gene encoding excinuclease ABC subunit UvrA has protein sequence MPKKSAAKSPAPKAVAKVAADVIGSTQESPCSSKVVADVIQVRGAWQNNLQGINLDLPLGKLCVVTGPSGSGKSSLAFDTIYAEGQRRYVETFSPYTRQFFERMDKPKVDAIHGIPPAIAIEQVNNIRSTRSTVGTITEINDYLKMLFPRLAEGQCPECHRPVKPETPESIQHELLTTYAGQQAMICFGVPVPPGTATEDFFTFVQSQGYLRLWVYGEAVRTDEPEAMKGRKLPAVAMVIQDRLVLEPNQKSRLSEAVEAALRLGKGQVTVFSFQSSVSSVQKGAKSKANVEKLNNGIGKLNTENGTLNTVSFSTDWRCADCDIQLPPPTPGLFSFNSPIGACPTCKGFGRTLGLDLRKAMPDESLSIRGGLVKAFSGSTYRESQDDLEKAARRKGVDLDTAFCDLPEDEQKWVVEGAGTDPEEAWRDGEWYGVRGFFKWLEARSYKMHVRIFLSRFRAYTTCADCDGGRLKKDAYNFRITGRTIADLWNLPVTDLLPLVQSWHVTPGDNATQMLRDEIAGRLSYLDRAGLGYIHLDRLTRTLSGGELQRVNLTTCLGASLVNTLFVLDEPSIGLHPRDIGRLIGVMEGLRDKGNTLLVVEHEESVMRAADHVIEIGPGRGDKGGHLVYDGPLSGLEKMKGSLTADYLTGRKSITVPEKRRVVKFGAAAKAGAKAQKLPKGGTPNGEATASLLIKGARQNNLKNLDVEIPLGVFCCITGVSGSGKSTLVHEVLYRNLQRLRGEVGEDEPGRVRSITGHENLSQVIMVDQSPLARTPRSTPAVYVGAFDTIRALFAESDDAKAQGVMPGFFSFNSGEGRCERCMGNGFEKIEMQFLSDLYVTCPECEGKRYQPHALKIHLQGRSIHDVLGLTVEEAAEWFAKLEAPAGSGTPRAEASFLRKAQQVSGQLSILVEAGLGYLKLGQPLNTLSGGEAQRLKLVGHLIENAGEKDADMKSALLLLDEPTTGLHFDDIALLIRLLQRLVNEGNSLLVIEHNVDVIQCADWVIDLGPDGGALGGQLVVAGTPETVAACAESWTGKYLAEKFGAGRAETRVAERAAEYKVKKAAAPVAATPNTISIRGAREHNLKNISIEIPRDEFVVVTGLSGSGKSSLAFDLVFAEGQRRFLDSMSVYARTFVEQMEKPEVDVISGVPPTVAIEQRISRGGGKSTVATVTEVYHFLRLLFAKLGTQYCPKCDVPVQKQSLSAITQTVVERAKKGPLQVLASLIKARKGFHTDVAEAAAKQGISLMLVDGQFLPTANFERLERFKEHSIDAVVGEVKKGASALELRPVLEKALKMGKGTVKLWLPGNTSQVLSTEMSCPKCDLSFEELDPRLFSFNSPHGWCPTCRGFGFKVSARGATPRRDDISQLEAEMEEERRLSRGADDEEEEGERQLCLACQGSRLNETARYVRLQDFTVPVLNAQAAQDAAEAVKKLTFSGTEAIIARDILAEIEQRLHFMKEVGLGYLQLNRSADTLSGGEAQRIRLAAQLGSNLRGVLYVLDEPTIGLHPRDNERLLDTLVALRDKGNSLLVVEHDDDTMRRADTIIDLGPGAGRFGGEVISQGNLAHILKDEKSVTGHGLMNPFKHPLRGEWRDLPPAKSKDGWLRILGAHANNLKDIDVQIPVGRLTVITGVSGSGKSTFLHQVLFPGMKNLLSKEKKRKSPNQLWKTITGADSFGFVYEVDQSPIGKTSRSCPATYVGVLDDIRKLFAQVPMARARGYEAGRFSFNTEGGRCEACQGNGNVKVEMNFLPTTRVHCEICNGLRFNSATLEVEYNGKNIGQVLKMSITEAAEFFAHQQRIARPLQLLADTGVGYLQLGQPSPTLSGGEAQRIKLVTELSGGVSRSATEKLRGLKNQKKNLYLIEEPTIGLHMQDVGRLIDILHRLVDDGHTVVVIEHHPDIFAEADYIIDIGPEAGADGGQVVAAGTPKEVANHKVSRTAPFLKRILG, from the coding sequence ATGCCGAAGAAATCTGCCGCCAAGTCTCCTGCCCCGAAAGCTGTCGCCAAAGTTGCCGCCGATGTGATCGGAAGCACCCAGGAGAGTCCGTGCTCCTCAAAAGTTGTTGCCGATGTCATCCAGGTACGGGGGGCGTGGCAGAACAATCTGCAGGGGATCAATCTGGATCTGCCGCTGGGGAAACTCTGCGTGGTGACCGGGCCGAGTGGATCGGGCAAGTCGTCGCTGGCGTTTGATACGATCTATGCGGAAGGGCAGCGGCGGTATGTGGAGACGTTCTCGCCTTACACGAGGCAGTTTTTTGAGCGCATGGACAAGCCGAAGGTGGACGCCATCCATGGCATCCCGCCGGCCATCGCCATTGAGCAGGTCAATAATATCCGCTCCACGCGCAGTACGGTGGGCACCATCACGGAGATCAATGACTACCTGAAAATGCTCTTCCCGCGCCTGGCGGAGGGGCAGTGCCCGGAGTGCCATCGGCCGGTGAAACCGGAGACGCCGGAAAGCATCCAGCATGAGCTGCTGACGACCTATGCCGGGCAGCAGGCGATGATCTGCTTTGGCGTGCCCGTGCCGCCCGGAACGGCGACGGAGGATTTTTTCACCTTTGTGCAAAGCCAGGGTTACCTGCGCCTTTGGGTGTATGGGGAAGCCGTGCGCACGGATGAGCCGGAGGCCATGAAAGGGCGCAAGCTGCCGGCGGTGGCGATGGTCATCCAGGACCGGCTGGTGCTGGAGCCTAACCAGAAGTCGCGCCTGAGCGAGGCGGTGGAGGCGGCGTTGCGGCTGGGGAAGGGGCAGGTGACGGTGTTCAGTTTCCAGTCTTCAGTTTCCAGTGTTCAGAAAGGGGCAAAATCGAAGGCCAATGTTGAGAAGTTGAACAATGGAATCGGAAAACTGAACACTGAAAACGGAACACTGAACACTGTTTCTTTTTCCACGGACTGGCGCTGCGCGGACTGTGACATCCAGCTCCCGCCGCCGACGCCGGGGCTGTTTTCTTTTAACAGTCCCATCGGGGCCTGTCCGACCTGCAAGGGGTTCGGGCGGACGCTGGGGCTGGATCTGCGGAAGGCGATGCCGGATGAGTCCCTGAGCATCCGGGGCGGGCTGGTGAAGGCGTTTTCGGGCAGCACGTACCGGGAGAGCCAGGACGATTTGGAAAAGGCGGCGCGGCGCAAGGGGGTGGATCTGGACACGGCCTTCTGCGACCTGCCGGAGGATGAGCAAAAATGGGTGGTGGAGGGCGCGGGCACGGACCCGGAGGAGGCCTGGCGGGACGGGGAATGGTATGGGGTGCGTGGGTTCTTCAAGTGGCTGGAAGCGCGGTCTTATAAGATGCATGTGCGCATCTTCCTCAGCCGCTTCCGCGCTTATACCACCTGTGCGGATTGCGATGGCGGCCGCTTGAAAAAGGATGCTTACAATTTCCGCATCACGGGTCGCACCATTGCGGACTTGTGGAACCTGCCGGTGACGGATCTGCTGCCGCTGGTGCAGAGCTGGCACGTGACGCCGGGGGACAATGCCACGCAGATGCTGCGGGATGAAATCGCGGGCCGCTTGAGCTATCTGGACCGTGCGGGCCTGGGCTACATCCACCTGGACCGGCTAACAAGGACGCTCAGCGGCGGGGAGCTGCAACGGGTCAACCTAACCACATGTTTAGGAGCGTCTTTGGTGAACACGCTGTTTGTTCTGGACGAGCCGAGCATCGGCCTGCATCCGCGTGACATCGGACGGCTGATCGGCGTCATGGAAGGGCTGCGCGACAAGGGCAATACGCTGCTGGTCGTGGAGCATGAGGAGTCCGTGATGCGGGCCGCGGATCATGTCATCGAAATCGGTCCCGGTCGCGGAGACAAGGGCGGGCACCTGGTCTATGACGGGCCTTTGAGCGGGCTGGAGAAGATGAAGGGCTCGCTGACGGCGGATTATCTGACAGGGCGTAAAAGCATCACGGTGCCGGAGAAACGGCGGGTTGTGAAGTTTGGGGCGGCGGCTAAAGCAGGGGCCAAGGCCCAGAAGCTGCCTAAAGGCGGAACTCCGAACGGGGAGGCGACGGCGTCGCTTTTGATTAAAGGGGCGCGGCAGAACAACTTGAAAAACCTGGATGTGGAGATCCCGCTAGGGGTGTTTTGCTGCATCACGGGGGTGTCGGGCTCGGGCAAAAGCACGCTGGTGCATGAGGTGCTGTATCGCAATCTCCAGCGCCTGCGCGGGGAGGTGGGGGAGGATGAACCAGGCCGTGTGCGCAGCATCACCGGGCATGAAAATTTGAGCCAGGTGATCATGGTGGACCAGTCGCCGCTGGCGCGCACGCCACGCAGTACGCCGGCGGTGTATGTGGGTGCGTTTGATACGATCCGAGCGCTGTTTGCGGAAAGCGATGATGCGAAGGCGCAGGGCGTGATGCCGGGGTTTTTCTCGTTCAACTCGGGCGAGGGGCGCTGCGAGCGCTGCATGGGCAACGGCTTCGAGAAGATCGAGATGCAGTTCCTCAGCGACCTGTATGTGACCTGCCCGGAGTGCGAGGGGAAACGTTACCAGCCGCACGCCTTGAAGATTCATCTTCAAGGGCGCAGTATCCATGATGTGCTGGGGCTGACGGTGGAGGAGGCGGCGGAGTGGTTCGCCAAACTGGAGGCACCTGCGGGCAGTGGCACTCCGCGGGCGGAGGCTTCTTTCCTGCGCAAGGCGCAGCAGGTGTCCGGGCAGCTTTCCATCCTGGTGGAGGCGGGTTTGGGTTACTTAAAGTTAGGCCAGCCGCTGAACACGCTCTCCGGCGGTGAGGCGCAGCGCTTGAAGCTGGTGGGGCATCTCATCGAAAATGCAGGGGAAAAGGATGCGGACATGAAGTCGGCCCTGCTGCTGCTGGATGAGCCTACGACGGGCCTGCACTTTGATGACATTGCGCTTTTGATTAGGCTGCTGCAAAGGCTGGTCAATGAAGGCAACAGCCTCCTGGTCATCGAGCACAATGTGGATGTGATCCAGTGTGCGGACTGGGTGATTGACCTGGGGCCGGATGGCGGTGCGCTGGGCGGGCAGCTTGTTGTCGCGGGCACGCCGGAAACGGTGGCCGCCTGTGCGGAATCGTGGACGGGCAAGTATCTAGCGGAGAAATTCGGCGCGGGCAGAGCAGAGACGCGGGTGGCTGAACGGGCGGCTGAATACAAGGTGAAAAAAGCAGCGGCCCCGGTGGCTGCGACGCCGAACACCATCAGCATCCGGGGAGCGCGTGAGCATAACCTGAAAAACATCTCCATCGAGATCCCTCGCGATGAGTTTGTGGTGGTGACGGGTCTGAGCGGCAGCGGCAAATCGTCCCTGGCCTTTGACCTGGTTTTTGCCGAAGGCCAGCGGCGGTTCCTGGACAGCATGTCCGTGTATGCGCGCACCTTTGTGGAGCAGATGGAGAAGCCGGAGGTGGATGTCATCAGCGGCGTGCCGCCAACGGTGGCCATCGAGCAGCGCATCTCGCGCGGCGGTGGCAAGTCCACGGTGGCGACGGTGACGGAGGTGTATCATTTCCTGCGCCTGCTGTTCGCCAAGCTGGGAACGCAGTATTGCCCCAAGTGCGATGTGCCGGTGCAGAAGCAGAGCCTGAGCGCCATCACTCAGACCGTGGTGGAGCGGGCCAAGAAGGGGCCGCTGCAGGTGCTCGCGTCTTTGATCAAAGCTCGCAAAGGTTTCCACACGGACGTGGCGGAGGCGGCGGCCAAGCAGGGCATCTCGCTCATGTTGGTGGATGGCCAGTTCCTGCCGACGGCGAATTTTGAAAGGCTGGAGCGGTTCAAGGAGCACAGCATTGATGCCGTGGTGGGCGAGGTGAAAAAAGGCGCGTCCGCTTTGGAACTGAGGCCGGTGTTGGAAAAGGCGCTGAAGATGGGCAAGGGCACGGTGAAGCTGTGGCTGCCGGGCAATACCTCCCAGGTGCTGAGCACGGAGATGAGCTGCCCCAAATGCGACCTGTCCTTTGAGGAGCTGGACCCGCGCCTGTTCTCCTTCAACAGCCCGCATGGCTGGTGCCCGACCTGCCGTGGATTCGGCTTCAAGGTGTCGGCCAGAGGGGCGACTCCGCGGCGGGATGACATCTCGCAGCTTGAGGCGGAGATGGAGGAGGAGCGGCGTCTTTCGCGCGGGGCGGATGATGAGGAAGAGGAAGGCGAGCGCCAGCTCTGCCTGGCCTGCCAGGGCTCGCGGCTGAATGAAACGGCGCGTTATGTGCGGCTGCAGGATTTCACCGTACCGGTGCTGAATGCGCAGGCGGCGCAGGATGCGGCGGAGGCGGTGAAGAAGCTGACCTTTAGCGGCACGGAGGCCATCATCGCGCGGGACATCCTGGCGGAGATCGAGCAGCGGCTGCACTTCATGAAGGAGGTGGGTTTGGGTTACCTTCAGCTCAACCGCAGCGCGGATACTCTGAGCGGTGGCGAGGCGCAGCGCATCCGGCTGGCGGCGCAGCTGGGCAGCAATCTGCGCGGCGTGTTGTATGTGCTGGATGAGCCGACCATCGGCCTGCATCCGCGTGACAATGAGCGGCTGCTGGATACCCTGGTGGCCCTGCGGGACAAGGGCAACTCCCTGCTCGTGGTGGAGCATGATGATGACACCATGCGCCGGGCGGATACCATCATTGACCTGGGGCCTGGGGCCGGACGTTTTGGGGGCGAGGTCATCTCGCAGGGGAATCTGGCGCACATTTTGAAGGATGAAAAAAGCGTCACCGGACACGGGCTGATGAACCCTTTTAAACATCCTCTGCGTGGCGAGTGGCGGGACCTGCCGCCGGCGAAGAGCAAAGACGGCTGGCTGCGCATCCTGGGTGCCCATGCCAATAACCTGAAGGACATTGATGTGCAGATCCCCGTGGGGCGGCTGACCGTCATCACCGGCGTCAGCGGCAGCGGCAAGAGCACCTTTCTGCATCAGGTGCTGTTCCCCGGCATGAAGAACCTGCTGAGCAAGGAGAAGAAACGCAAATCGCCTAACCAATTGTGGAAAACGATCACCGGGGCGGACAGCTTCGGGTTTGTCTATGAGGTGGACCAGTCGCCCATCGGCAAGACCTCGCGCTCCTGCCCGGCCACCTATGTGGGCGTGCTGGATGACATCCGCAAACTCTTCGCCCAGGTGCCCATGGCGCGTGCGCGCGGCTATGAGGCGGGGCGTTTTTCCTTCAATACCGAAGGTGGCCGCTGCGAGGCCTGCCAGGGCAATGGCAACGTGAAGGTGGAGATGAACTTCCTGCCCACCACCCGTGTGCATTGCGAGATCTGCAACGGCCTGCGGTTCAATTCCGCCACCCTGGAAGTGGAGTACAACGGCAAAAACATCGGCCAGGTGCTGAAGATGAGCATCACCGAGGCGGCGGAGTTCTTTGCCCATCAGCAGCGCATCGCCCGGCCCTTGCAGCTCCTGGCGGACACGGGCGTGGGCTACTTGCAGTTAGGCCAGCCCAGCCCCACCCTCAGTGGTGGCGAGGCCCAGCGCATCAAGCTCGTCACCGAGCTTAGCGGCGGCGTCTCCCGCTCCGCCACGGAGAAACTGCGCGGCCTGAAGAACCAGAAGAAGAACCTCTACCTCATCGAGGAACCCACCATCGGTCTGCACATGCAGGACGTCGGCCGCCTCATTGACATCCTGCACCGCCTCGTGGACGACGGCCACACCGTCGTCGTCATCGAGCACCACCCCGACATCTTCGCCGAAGCCGACTACATCATCGACATCGGCCCCGAGGCTGGGGCTGATGGCGGCCAGGTGGTCGCGGCGGGAACCCCGAAGGAAGTGGCCAATCACAAGGTCAGCCGCACGGCACCGTTTTTGAAGAGGATTTTAGGGTGA
- a CDS encoding C39 family peptidase, with product MSISGRILLSLLLFQTLVLGQNAHGQDSIHVSLALEWHNPYEVPLGNLKALLDPVSAHVKSNGNPAVTSDGKIREKLNWFVGADENRKVTVFNDQFVIHNIAVCTLDAIPCRYELLLKNVGDQETTMRMVQQFLTEALQLEPQTGSIVSRGPPETRRKLLIWRHAEQTVMVSALGEDRMQISMTSKIYESELRPSVPSVAGSNPPRLEKAIDLDFLLNFGELWQCTTEAFEQKYRAMKVKDQGPPPDFEWLSADKSRARFSRKLFANVDMKLTLFAKSVKLDEAVVEFVDGRAARVTMSLYNRGDSGDIQPDKFDEIFKTTGKNLGQVLNVTPRNISQTTTSAVKTVSWQWTSPLGIALLEHNDYRTGRSIGKPEFLRMKLANPQQADWSIGKLSVGVQRMALMKNITKSDEGDVYISGVPMVDQGTKGYCVAASCQRLFEYMQIPCDQHEIAQLVDVDAVSGANIFDMQKSLAKIDGHYKVTFKPHINPEQYYSTAGKRRISQRQFAVIIKEHVDKAVPLLWALQLGRFPEKPPLPNGGQVSGGHMRMIIGYNAASKEVIFSDSWGAGHEVKRMSEEHAYEVTVGLYTMSPRGL from the coding sequence ATGAGCATAAGTGGGAGGATTTTACTGTCGTTGCTGCTGTTCCAGACTCTGGTTCTGGGTCAAAACGCCCATGGCCAGGACAGCATCCATGTCAGCCTGGCATTGGAGTGGCATAACCCTTATGAAGTTCCTTTGGGAAACCTCAAAGCTTTGCTGGATCCGGTCAGCGCCCATGTGAAGTCCAATGGAAATCCGGCGGTGACCAGCGATGGCAAAATACGGGAAAAGTTAAACTGGTTCGTCGGCGCTGATGAGAACCGCAAGGTGACGGTCTTCAATGACCAGTTCGTCATCCATAATATCGCCGTCTGTACTTTGGATGCCATCCCCTGCCGCTACGAGCTGCTGCTAAAAAACGTCGGAGACCAGGAGACGACGATGAGGATGGTGCAGCAGTTTCTGACGGAGGCACTCCAGCTGGAACCTCAGACAGGCTCCATCGTCTCCCGTGGACCTCCGGAAACCCGGCGGAAATTGCTGATCTGGCGGCACGCAGAACAGACGGTGATGGTCAGTGCCTTGGGGGAGGACAGGATGCAGATCAGCATGACTTCCAAGATTTATGAGTCGGAGCTCAGGCCGTCTGTTCCGTCAGTGGCCGGCTCCAATCCCCCGCGTCTGGAGAAGGCCATAGACCTCGATTTCCTGCTCAATTTTGGGGAGCTGTGGCAGTGCACTACGGAAGCCTTTGAGCAAAAGTATCGTGCCATGAAGGTAAAAGATCAGGGGCCGCCGCCTGATTTTGAGTGGCTGAGCGCAGACAAATCACGTGCGCGCTTTTCTCGCAAGCTGTTCGCCAACGTGGATATGAAACTGACATTGTTTGCCAAATCCGTGAAATTGGATGAGGCGGTTGTGGAGTTTGTGGATGGTCGCGCTGCTCGCGTGACGATGTCCCTGTACAACCGGGGCGATTCTGGCGACATCCAGCCTGACAAGTTCGACGAAATTTTTAAAACGACGGGTAAAAATCTGGGGCAGGTGCTGAATGTGACCCCGCGCAACATCTCCCAGACCACGACTTCTGCAGTGAAGACGGTAAGCTGGCAGTGGACCAGTCCCCTGGGCATCGCGCTGCTGGAGCATAATGATTACCGAACCGGCAGGTCGATTGGGAAGCCTGAATTTCTGCGGATGAAGCTGGCCAATCCCCAGCAGGCAGACTGGAGCATCGGCAAACTGAGCGTGGGGGTGCAGCGCATGGCGCTGATGAAAAACATCACCAAGTCGGACGAAGGGGATGTGTACATCTCGGGTGTGCCAATGGTGGACCAGGGGACGAAGGGCTACTGCGTGGCGGCGAGCTGCCAGCGGCTGTTTGAATACATGCAGATCCCCTGTGACCAGCATGAGATCGCCCAGCTCGTCGATGTGGATGCCGTTTCGGGGGCCAATATTTTCGACATGCAGAAGAGCCTGGCCAAGATTGACGGGCATTACAAAGTCACCTTCAAGCCGCACATCAACCCGGAGCAATACTACAGCACGGCAGGCAAGCGGCGCATCTCCCAACGGCAGTTTGCCGTCATCATCAAGGAGCATGTGGACAAGGCGGTGCCCCTGCTGTGGGCGCTGCAACTGGGGCGCTTCCCCGAAAAGCCACCGCTGCCGAATGGCGGTCAGGTGAGCGGCGGTCACATGCGCATGATCATCGGCTACAATGCCGCCTCCAAAGAAGTCATTTTCAGCGATTCCTGGGGAGCTGGGCATGAAGTCAAACGCATGTCAGAGGAGCACGCTTATGAAGTCACCGTGGGGCTCTATACGATGTCGCCCAGAGGACTGTGA